From one Alicyclobacillus acidocaldarius subsp. acidocaldarius Tc-4-1 genomic stretch:
- a CDS encoding ABC transporter ATP-binding protein, translating to MFQVLWKLRHFFWEERKRYGIAVGLLLFLNVVDVIPPYLIGRAIDLMSQHGMTLRALAELVGALLLTIVVSYVCGVTWQYQLYSGARTLELSLRRRLMEHFLKMTPPFFEQNRTGDLMARSTNDLNAVMQTAGFGILTLIDSTTYSATILVTMAVLDGWKLTLFALVPMPFIALAMTKFGQMLHDRFERAQDAFGDMNDRVLETVAGIRVVRAYAQEQNEERRFAETMADVYRKNIAVAKIDALFDPTISLLVGVTYLIGLGYGTYLVFQSQLTVGQLTSFNVYLGMLIWPMLAFGQLINIMQRGNASLDRVNETLAYEPDVVDADGAVEVARIDEIRFEGYSFRYPSSERDNLVDIDLVIRRGQTLGIVGRTGSGKSTLVKQLLREYPVGHRGRLLVNGLLIQDVRIDALHRLVGYVPQNPMLFSRSVRDNVRFAKHDATDEEVLRALHLAGFAEDIPRLPDGLDTLVGERGISLSGGQKQRIALARALILDPDLLILDDAMSAVDARTEAHILRSIRRVRQGRTTLIVSHRMSAVQHADWIVVLDEGRIAEAGTFQDLMRLGGWYAKQYLHQQAFGEASGDLAEDAETPEEDAPGAQPSLAGADRGDVR from the coding sequence GTGTTTCAAGTGTTGTGGAAGCTTCGCCATTTTTTCTGGGAGGAACGCAAGCGATACGGGATCGCCGTCGGACTCCTGCTGTTCCTCAATGTCGTCGATGTCATTCCGCCCTATCTCATCGGGCGAGCTATCGACCTCATGAGCCAGCACGGGATGACGCTCAGGGCGCTTGCCGAGCTCGTCGGCGCTCTGCTCCTCACCATTGTGGTGTCGTACGTGTGCGGCGTGACGTGGCAGTATCAGCTGTATTCCGGCGCTCGGACGCTGGAATTGTCGCTGCGCCGTCGGCTCATGGAGCACTTTCTCAAGATGACCCCGCCCTTCTTCGAGCAGAATCGCACGGGCGACCTCATGGCGCGATCGACGAATGACCTGAATGCGGTCATGCAGACGGCGGGATTCGGCATCCTGACGCTCATCGATTCGACGACGTATTCGGCGACCATCCTCGTCACCATGGCTGTGCTCGACGGATGGAAGCTTACCTTGTTCGCGCTCGTGCCCATGCCGTTCATCGCGCTCGCCATGACGAAATTCGGCCAGATGCTGCACGACCGGTTCGAGCGGGCGCAGGACGCCTTCGGGGACATGAATGATCGCGTCCTGGAGACGGTCGCGGGCATTCGCGTAGTGCGCGCGTACGCGCAGGAGCAGAACGAGGAGCGCCGCTTCGCCGAGACGATGGCGGACGTGTATCGGAAGAACATTGCCGTCGCGAAGATCGACGCCCTGTTCGACCCGACCATCAGCCTCCTCGTCGGCGTGACGTACCTCATTGGCCTGGGCTACGGCACGTACCTCGTCTTCCAGAGCCAGCTCACCGTGGGGCAGCTCACTTCGTTCAACGTCTACCTAGGCATGCTGATCTGGCCCATGCTGGCCTTTGGGCAGCTCATCAACATCATGCAGCGCGGCAATGCGTCTCTGGACCGCGTGAACGAGACGCTCGCCTACGAGCCCGACGTGGTGGACGCGGACGGAGCGGTGGAGGTGGCGCGCATCGACGAGATCCGCTTCGAGGGCTACTCGTTCCGCTACCCGTCGTCCGAGCGTGACAACCTGGTGGACATCGATCTCGTCATTCGCCGCGGCCAGACTCTCGGTATCGTGGGCAGGACGGGCAGCGGCAAGTCGACGCTCGTGAAGCAACTCCTGCGTGAGTATCCCGTGGGGCATCGCGGCCGCCTGTTGGTGAACGGCCTGCTCATTCAGGATGTCCGGATCGACGCGCTCCATCGTTTGGTGGGCTATGTCCCGCAGAATCCGATGCTGTTCTCGCGCAGCGTGCGGGACAACGTCCGCTTCGCCAAGCACGACGCGACGGACGAAGAGGTCCTTCGCGCGCTCCATCTCGCCGGATTTGCGGAGGACATCCCGCGGCTCCCGGACGGGCTCGACACGCTCGTCGGCGAACGGGGCATTTCGCTGTCCGGCGGGCAGAAGCAGCGCATCGCGCTCGCCCGCGCGCTCATTCTGGATCCGGATCTGCTAATTCTCGACGACGCGATGTCGGCCGTGGACGCGCGCACGGAGGCGCACATCCTGCGCTCCATCCGCCGCGTGAGGCAGGGGCGCACTACGCTCATCGTCAGCCACCGCATGTCGGCCGTTCAGCACGCGGACTGGATTGTGGTGCTCGACGAGGGACGCATTGCCGAAGCGGGCACGTTTCAGGACCTCATGCGGCTCGGGGGTTGGTACGCCAAGCAGTACCTGCATCAACAGGCGTTTGGCGAAGCCTCGGGCGATCTCGCCGAAGACGCGGAAACACCTGAAGAGGATGCGCCCGGCGCGCAACCGTCGCTCGCCGGGGCGGACAGGGGGGATGTGCGATGA
- a CDS encoding acrylyl-CoA reductase family protein, with translation MTTFRAYMVEQDGHAHRAGVRELTLDQLPEGEVLIRVRYSSVNYKDGICSQPASRLVTRYPMVLGIDLAGEVVESRDARFRPGDPVICTSYDLGTGHFGGFSEYARVPADWVVPLPDGLSLRDAMVLGTAGFTAALSLYRMEQNGVSPAMGTMLVTGATGGVGATGIAIAKRAGYRVVASTRKDEAADWLKTLGADDVVRPDALLLQEGESYLNVQARYAGVIDPVSGKYVPHLLQRLEYGGVIAISGYTGGPDFTASVFPFLRRQAAIIGIDSVWLDMETRREIWRRLAGPWKPSDEALSHIGHDITLDDLDSALKEILAGRMKGRAVVNL, from the coding sequence ATGACCACGTTTCGCGCCTACATGGTGGAACAGGACGGCCACGCACACCGCGCCGGCGTCCGCGAGCTCACCCTGGACCAACTGCCCGAAGGCGAGGTGCTCATCCGCGTCCGCTACTCGAGCGTCAACTACAAGGACGGGATCTGTTCCCAGCCCGCCAGCCGACTCGTGACGCGCTACCCCATGGTGCTCGGAATCGATCTCGCCGGGGAAGTCGTCGAATCGCGGGATGCCCGGTTCCGACCGGGCGATCCCGTCATCTGCACCAGTTACGATCTCGGCACGGGCCACTTCGGGGGCTTCAGCGAATACGCTCGCGTGCCTGCCGACTGGGTGGTCCCGCTTCCCGACGGGCTGTCGCTGCGCGACGCCATGGTGCTCGGCACCGCCGGGTTCACCGCCGCACTGTCCCTGTACCGCATGGAGCAAAACGGCGTGTCTCCCGCCATGGGCACCATGCTCGTGACGGGCGCCACCGGCGGCGTCGGCGCGACCGGCATCGCCATTGCCAAACGGGCCGGGTACCGCGTGGTGGCGTCGACCCGCAAGGATGAAGCCGCCGACTGGCTGAAAACTCTCGGCGCGGACGACGTGGTGCGCCCCGACGCGCTGTTGCTGCAGGAAGGCGAATCGTACCTGAATGTGCAGGCTCGCTACGCCGGTGTGATCGACCCGGTGTCGGGCAAGTACGTGCCACACCTGCTCCAGCGCCTCGAGTACGGCGGCGTCATCGCCATCAGCGGTTACACGGGCGGGCCGGACTTCACCGCCAGCGTGTTCCCGTTCCTCCGCCGCCAGGCGGCCATCATCGGCATCGACTCCGTGTGGCTCGACATGGAGACGCGCCGCGAGATCTGGCGGCGGCTCGCCGGGCCGTGGAAGCCGAGCGACGAGGCGCTCAGCCACATCGGCCACGACATCACACTCGACGATCTCGACAGCGCCCTGAAGGAGATCCTCGCGGGCCGGATGAAGGGCCGCGCCGTCGTCAACCTGTGA
- a CDS encoding S9 family peptidase: MEAPKAKAIPKVLEIHGDRRMDPYYWLRERDNPDVIQYLEDENTYYRWFMERIQPLTDELYDDMVARIPDAEERVPVQGDQYFYYTRMEKSLQYPIHARKRAASREALAAAEEEIVLNLNDLAGDGYLSVTVLATSPDEKRLAYLENRDGTDRYTLLVKDLTTGEMLPDRIEGVFIDGSVAWSADGQYLFYITVDEAQRPYRLYRHRLGDPVEHDALLYQEDNETCILTLAKSQSGRYLFLTSSTKTSTEVRYLPADDPLSEWTVFRPRQADVEYELEHWDDAFLVLTNLHRPNFSLFRHPIAPCDDERLEELFPYDEARYLTGVHPFREAVVIEGREGGLTQIWTFANGRLTRLEWDEPLYTVSVSANRRYDTREVLIQYESFLTPRTTYALDPVSVTRKELHRQPVNGPYHPSDYVQERLWAKANDGTDVPVSLVYRKDARADGPAPCILYGYGSYGHNLDPVFMPTLLLPLLDRGVIYAIAHVRGGSEMGRHWYEDGKMLRKKNTFTDFIACADALIREGYTSPEKLAADGRSAGGLLMGAVANMGGDRFAAISAGVPFVDVVTTMLDPTIPLTTLEWDEWGDPRDETYYFYMKSYSPYDNVEPKRYPHLIVTTGLNDPRVAYWEPAKWVAKLRATKTGQEALVLKTHMGAGHFGSSGRLEHLRESAEIHAFLLYHIGVSPKRSTAS; the protein is encoded by the coding sequence TCCAGTATCTCGAAGACGAGAATACATACTACCGGTGGTTCATGGAGCGCATCCAGCCGCTCACCGACGAGCTGTACGACGACATGGTGGCCCGCATTCCCGACGCGGAAGAGCGCGTTCCCGTCCAGGGAGACCAATACTTCTACTACACGCGCATGGAAAAGTCCTTGCAATATCCCATTCACGCTCGCAAGCGGGCGGCCTCGCGCGAGGCCCTGGCCGCTGCCGAGGAGGAGATTGTCCTCAATTTGAACGACCTCGCCGGCGACGGTTACCTGAGTGTGACCGTGCTCGCCACGAGCCCGGACGAGAAGCGGCTCGCGTACCTGGAAAACCGGGACGGGACGGATCGGTACACGCTTCTCGTGAAGGATCTCACCACGGGTGAAATGTTGCCGGATCGCATCGAGGGCGTATTCATCGACGGCAGCGTCGCCTGGAGCGCGGATGGCCAGTACCTGTTCTACATCACGGTCGACGAGGCGCAGCGACCGTACCGCCTGTACCGGCATCGGCTTGGCGATCCGGTCGAGCACGACGCGCTCTTGTACCAGGAGGACAACGAGACCTGCATCCTCACGCTCGCGAAGTCGCAGAGCGGCAGGTATTTGTTCCTCACCTCCTCCACGAAGACCTCGACGGAGGTCCGTTACCTGCCGGCGGACGATCCGCTCAGCGAGTGGACCGTGTTTCGCCCGCGCCAGGCCGATGTGGAATACGAGCTCGAGCACTGGGACGACGCGTTTCTCGTCCTGACGAATCTCCATCGCCCGAACTTCAGCCTGTTTCGCCACCCCATCGCGCCGTGCGATGACGAGCGCCTGGAGGAGCTGTTCCCGTACGACGAGGCCCGGTATCTCACCGGCGTTCACCCGTTCCGTGAGGCCGTCGTGATCGAAGGCCGGGAAGGCGGCCTGACGCAGATCTGGACGTTTGCCAACGGGCGCCTCACGCGGCTCGAGTGGGACGAGCCGCTTTACACCGTCTCCGTATCGGCGAATCGCCGCTACGACACGCGCGAGGTGCTGATTCAATACGAGTCGTTTCTGACGCCGCGCACCACCTACGCGCTCGATCCCGTGAGCGTCACCAGGAAGGAACTTCACCGCCAGCCGGTCAACGGCCCGTACCATCCGTCCGACTACGTACAGGAGCGCCTCTGGGCGAAGGCGAACGACGGGACCGACGTCCCCGTCTCGCTCGTGTACCGGAAGGATGCGCGCGCAGACGGACCCGCGCCGTGCATTCTCTACGGATACGGCTCCTACGGACACAACCTGGATCCCGTCTTCATGCCGACGCTGCTCCTCCCCTTGCTCGATCGCGGCGTGATTTACGCCATCGCGCACGTCCGGGGCGGATCCGAGATGGGCCGGCACTGGTACGAAGACGGCAAAATGCTGCGGAAGAAGAACACGTTCACCGACTTCATCGCCTGTGCAGATGCGCTCATCCGCGAGGGCTACACGTCGCCCGAAAAACTGGCGGCCGACGGGCGGTCCGCGGGCGGCCTCCTCATGGGCGCCGTGGCCAACATGGGCGGGGATCGGTTTGCCGCCATCTCCGCCGGCGTCCCGTTTGTCGACGTCGTCACCACCATGCTCGATCCCACCATCCCGCTGACGACGCTCGAATGGGACGAGTGGGGCGATCCGCGGGACGAGACGTACTACTTTTACATGAAGTCGTACAGCCCGTACGACAATGTCGAGCCGAAGCGCTACCCGCATCTGATTGTCACCACAGGGCTCAACGATCCGCGCGTCGCGTACTGGGAACCTGCCAAGTGGGTCGCGAAGCTGCGCGCCACCAAGACAGGCCAGGAGGCGCTCGTGCTCAAAACCCACATGGGCGCCGGGCACTTCGGATCCTCTGGCAGGCTCGAGCATTTGCGGGAGTCGGCCGAGATCCACGCGTTTTTGCTCTACCACATCGGCGTGTCGCCAAAGCGTTCAACCGCTTCCTGA